The window CAGGCCCCACAGCACGGCGTTGGCGATGACCGCGGGGACGAAGTACGCCGAGATGCGGTCGGCGACGCGCTGGATGTCGGGCTGGCGGGACTGGGCGTCCTTGACGCGGCGGACGATCTGCTGGATCGCCGTCTCCTCGCCGACCTGCGTGGCCTCGACGAGGAGGACGCCGTTCTGGTTGACCGTCGACCCGATCACCTCGTCGCCCTCGCCCTTCTCGACGGGGACGGACTCGCCGGTGACCATCGACTCGTCGACCGCGCTGTCGCCGTCGACGACCACGCCGTCCGTGGGGATCTGCTCGCCGGGGCGGACCTTCATGCGGTCGCCGACCGCGACGTCCTCGAGGGGGACCTCCTCCTCGGTGCCGTCGTCCCTGACGACGGTGGCCGTCTCGGCCTCCATCTCCAGCAGCGAGCGGATGGCCTCGCCGGCCTGGCCCTTCGAGCGGGCCTCGAGGTAGTTGCCCAGCGTGATGAACACCAGGATCAGCGCCGCGGTGTCGAAGTACGTCTGGGCGGGGAGCAGCCCGATCACGACGGCGACGCTGAAGACGTACGCCGTCGTCGACCCGAGCGCGATCAGCACGTCCATGTTCGCCCGGCCGTTGGTCGCCAGCGCGCGGTAGGAGTTCTCGTAGAACGGCTTGCCCAGCGCGATCTGGACGGGCGTCGCCAGCGCGAAGGCGATCCAGTCGGTGGGAATCCCGAAGACTGCATCGCCGATCAGGCCCAGCCCCAGCAGGTGATCGGCCATCATCGCAAGCAGCGGCAGCGACAGGGCGGCCCCGAACAGGAAGAGGTTCCGCTGGTGGCTGATCTCCTCCTGCCGGGCGACGTCGCGAGCGTCCTCGTTCTCGTCGGCGTCGCCGCTCTCCTCGCGGACCGGGCTGTAGCCCGCCCGCTCGACGGCCTCGTAGAGGTCCGCCCGGTCGGCGTCGGCCGGGTTGAACCGGACCTGGGCCTCGTCGGTCGCGTAGTTGACCTCCGCGTCGATCACCCCCGGCGTGTCCTCGAGGGCCGTCTCGTTGGTCTCGGCGCAGTTCGCACAGCTCATGTCGGTGATCGCGATCGTCACCGACTCGGCGACCGCCCCGTACCCCGCGTCCTCGACCGCGTCGTAGATGGCCCCGAGCGACGTGCGGTCGGGGTCGTACTCGACCCGCGCCTCGTCGGTCGCGGCGTTGACGTCGATCGAGGTGACCCCCTCGAGGTCGCCGAGCGCGTCCTCGACGGTCGCTGCGCAGTTCGCGCAGGTCATCCCCGTGACGTCCAGTCTGGCTGTCCGGTCACTCATCTCGACTAACTATAGGGCCTGACCGTTCATGCGGTTTGCCGTTTCAGAAGCTCTGCGAAGGCGGCGCCTGAATTACGCAACTGAAGCGATACCGCCATCCAGTCTAGGATTGCAATCTCCGGCTGCGGCTGAGTCCGGAACCCGAACCGGTCACGCGCCCTCGCGGAGCTCCTCGTACTGTTCGACGAACCGCGACTCGCAGGACGCACAGCAGAAGTAGTAGGTCTCACTGTCGAGCGTCGCCGACGTCCCCTCGGCGTCGACGGAGTTCCCGCACTCGGCGCACTCGGGGGCCAGTTCCGCGTCGCCGAGGCCCGGCGTCCACTCGGCGTCGGCCAGGACCCGAACCTCGTACTCGCGGACGTCCTCGAGGAGGTCGTGGGCGCCCAGCAGCGCCGTCACGTCGCCGTCCGGAACCGTCGCGGTGAAGGTCACCCGGGCGTCGACGCTCCGGAAGACGTGCTCGACGGCGTCGACGCCGGCCAGCGCGTCGGCGACGCGCTCGGCGGCCGTCGGATCGACGTCGAGGGAGACGAACACGTGGACGCCCTCGCGGAGCATCGACCGGTCAAGTTCGACGGTGAAGCCCTCGATGAGCCCCCGCTCGCGGAGGCGGTCGATGCGGTCGGCGACCGCGGGACCCGACAGGTCGACGGCCTCGCCGATCTCGCTGTAGGGGCGGCGAGCGTCTTCGAGCAGCAGGCCGAGGATCTCGCGGTCGGTGTCGTCGAGGCCGTCCATCAGGCGGTCGCCTCCCTGTCGGCGGTCCGGACGTGGATCATGTCCGCGATCCGGTCCGGCAGCGCCACCTCGTCGCCGTCGACCTCGACGGTGACCATACCGATCGGCGCGACGTCGACGACGGTCAGTTCGGTTTCGGGCGCGATCCCCCGCTCGGAGAGGTAGGCCAGTTCCTCGGGGTCGCGGTCGCTGACCCGCTCGACGACGAGGACGTCGCCGATCCCGTGCTCGCCGAGCGTCTCGGGCGGTTCCTCGTCGACGGGTTCGAGCGTCTCGTTCGGGATGGGGTCGCCGTGCGGATCGACCTCGGGGTCGTCCAGCGCGGCGGCGACGCGGCGCTCGAACTCCTCGCTGATGTGGTGTTCGAGGCGGTCCGCCTCGTCGTGGACGTCGGCCCAGTCGTAGCCGAGGTACTCGGTGAGGTACGTCTCCAGCAGGCGATGGTGGCGGATCACCTCGAGCGCGACGGTCTCGCCCTCGGGGCTCAGGCGCGCGCCGGCGTACTTCTCGCGCTCGACGAACCCGCGGTCCTCGAGCTTCTCGAGCGTGCTCGACGCCGTCGGCGGGGTGACGTCCAGCGCGTCGGCCAGCGCCGAGGTCGAGACGGGCCCCTCCTCGTCGCGCTGGAGCCGGTAGAGGGCCTTGAGGTAGTCCTCCATCGTCGCGCTCAGCATCACCACTACCTTACGGCATGGAACGCAAAAGGCTATCCCTCCTCCTCGTCTTCGGCCGCCCAGTCGTCGCCTCGGCCCGTCAGGAGCCACAGCACGGCGTACCCGGCGACGCCGACGACGAACAGCGTCGCCGGGATCAGGAAGGGGCCGAAGGTCTCGACCAGCCGCGCCAGTAGCTGCATACCTCATCGTAGCGAGAGCAGCGACAAAAGTCCGGCTTCCCGGTCGCCGATCCGCGTCCGCCCCGCCCGCCGTCGATGCCACGGTTTATGTCCGACGGCGGCAGACTCCCGGGCGTGTACCGGAACGGACACCTCGGGGCGGCGCTGCTGCTGTACGCGCCGGTTGGGTTCGCGCTGATCGGGGCGGGCCACCAGGGCCTCGCGCTCGTCGGCGGCGCGGTCGTCGCGTCGCTGGCGACGCTGCCGGACTGCGACCACAGCCTGCCGTTCGTCGAGCACCGGGGCCCGACGCACACGCTGGCGTTCGCGGCCCTGGTCGGCGCCGGCGTCGGCGCCGCCGGCCACTTCGCGGCCGGGCTCGTTCCCGGCTACGACGCCGCAGCGCTGTCCGGGTTCGGGTTCGCCGTCGGCGCGCTGGCCGTCGTCTCGCACCTGCTGGCCGACGGCCTGACGCCGGCCGGCATCACGCCGTTCTGGCCGCTCTCGAAGCGGTGGTTCTCGGCCTCGATCGTCCGGGCGGACAACTGGCTGGCCAATCAACTGCTGCTCGGGCTGGGACTGGCCGCCGTCGGCGCGGTGATCGTCCTGGCGCGATAGCCGGCCCTAGACGAGGTCCTGCTCGGCCAGTTCGTCCATGACGTCGTCGACGAAGGCGTCGACGTCGTCGTAGGGGAAGTCACCGGAGAGCTTCGTGTTCAGCTCCATCGCGGTCATCGAGAACTCGCCCGACTCGAACGTCGTCGAGGGGCCGTTCGGCAGCGCCGGCACGAGGTCCATCGGACTGGAGACGGGATAGTCGGCGTCCTCGAATGCCTCGACGAACTGCTCTCTGAGTTCCGTTCGGTCTACCATACGGGCATGTTCGCCCACAGCCGCAAAAAGTAGTTCGGAGGGGCCTCGCTAGCGGTCGCCCTCGCGGCTCACGTGTCGCTCCTCACGTCGCTCCCGCTCGCTCAAACGAGATCGCTCACTCCGTTCGCGATCTCGCGTCAGTCGTCGGCCGCGACCGGCTCGCCGTGGCTGACCTCCGTCCCGAGCAGGTCGAGGAACTCGGCGATCCACTCCGGGTGATCGGGCCACGCCTGCCCGGTGACGAGGTTGCCGTCCCGCGTGACCTCGTCGACCCACGAGCAGCCAGCGGCCTCGCACTCGGCGCGGACGGCGGGATAGGCCGTCATCTCGTAGCCGTCGAGGACGTCCGCCGCGGCGAGGATCTGCGGCCCGTGGCACAGCGCCGCGACGGGCTTGTCTTCCTCGAAGAAGTGCCGGACCGCGTCGAGCACCTCGTCGTAGGTCCGGAGGTACTCCGGCGCCCGGCCGCCGGGGACGACCAGCGCGTCGTAGTCGCTCGGCTCGACCTCGTCCATGGTCGCGTTCAGCTCGAAGTCGTGACCCCGCTCCTCGACGTAGGTCTGATCGCCCCGGAAGTCGTGGACCGCGGTCTTGACCGCGTCGCCCGCCTCCTTGTCGGGACACACCGCGTCGACGTCGTGGCCGACCGCCTGGAGCGCCTGGAAGGGGACCATGATTTCGTAATCTTCGCCGAAGTCGCCGACGATCGTGAGGATGTCTTTGCCCATTGGGAACACCGCGCGTAGCGCGCGTCGGGAGCTACGGCGCCTGTCACGATAAAAGAGACGGTCAGTTGACGAGTCGGCCGACTTCGGCCAGTGAGTCGAGGACGTGGTCCGGGGAGACGTCGCTGGCCTCGACGGCCGCCCTGTCGGTGACCCCGGTCAGCACGACGGCCGTCTCCATGCCCGCCCGCTCGCCCATAGCGACGTCGGTGTCCAGTCGGTCGCCGACGACGAGCACGTCCTCCGCGGGAACGCCGAGCCGCTCGAGTGCCGTCGCCGTCGCCTCCGCCGAGGGCTTGCCCAGCACGCGGTCCGGCTCCCGCTCCAGCACCCCCGCGACGGCGTTGATCACGGCGCCGGACCCCGGGATGGGCTTGCCCTCGCTCCCGGGGAAAGTCCGGTCCGGGTCGGTGCCCAGCAGTACGGTCCCGTCACCGTCGGCGACGCGGAGCGCGTCCACGAGGTCGTCGTACCCGAACTCGGGCGTCCACGAGGCCAGCAGGACGTCGGCCGCCTCCGGCTCGTCGGTCAGTGTCAGGTCCGCCGTCCGGAGCATGTCCGCCAGCGCGTCGGTCCCCACCAGGAATATGTCGTCTCCCGGGTGGCGCTCGACCAGGTACTCGCGGGTCACGTCGGCCGCCGAGACGGCCTCGCCGTGTCGGACGTCCAGTCCCATCCCCTGGAGTCGTTCGACGTAGTCCTCGCCGTCGTAGACGGGGTTGTTCGAGAAGAACAAAAGCGACGCGCCCGCCGCCCGCAGCGCGTCGATGCCCTCGCTCGCCCCCGGCAGCGGGTCGTCGCCGTGGTACACCGTCCCGTCGAGATCGACGATCGCGGCCTCGACCATCGGACCCAACTACGGACTGGCCCGGGTTATACTTCTCCGTCTCGGCGACGCCCCGCAGGCGCCGAGCGGACCGGTCCCGGCGGGCCGATCCGGATTCGGACGCCCGGGCTGTAGTGATACAGCGGGTCCCCGTCGGTCTCGATCCCCTCCGCCGAGAGGAGGCCGTCCACCTCGACGGTCGCGTCGACCGGCTGGAGCGGCCACGGCTCGTGGCCCACCGACCCGACGAGCCGCGTCCCGAGCGGGCCCTCAGTGAAGTAGCGGTACCGCTCCGTCAGAAACGAGTGGAGTGTGTCCGGCTCCGGCGGGTCGGGCTCGCCCTCCGGCGAGAACGTCGCCGTGACGCCGGCGCCCGACCCGTCGCACCGGCGGGCGAGGACGGTCGTCTTCCCGCCGCTTTCGGACCGGTCGATCCGCGCGCGGTGGTACGGGAGCCTGAACAGCCGCCGGGCCGTCCCGACGGCCAGCCTGTCGGTCGCGTCGAGCGAGCGGAAGTAGACGCCGCGGTCGCCCGACGGCCCCCGGACGTACGTCCGCAGGTTCACGGCCTCCAGGCCCTCGCGCACCGGCAGCCCGAACGCGTCGAAGCGGTCCATCCGCAGCGCGACGACGCTGGCCCAGGCCGATCCCGCGAGAGCGTCCGGCGAGAGCCACGGCGGAACGACGGCCTCGGCCGCGTCCTCGTCGATCGGCCAGTGGCAGAACAGCACGTCGCTGACCGCGACCGCCAGCGGCTCGACGCCCGAATTCATACGGCCAGTTCGGTCGCCCGTCGTTTCAGTATTCTCCCCGACTCGACTCCCGTCCGGGAGTCTCCGAGAGCGCCGTGACGCGCTCGCCGTCGCCGGGATCAGTTCCGCCCGCCGGGAAGAGCATTTGAGAGTTCCGTCCGAATCGAAGCGCATGGACTTCGAGGTCGTTCAGGGCGACATCGCCGCACAGTCGGCGGACGTGCTCGTCAACGCCGCCGGGACGAGCCTGCAGATGGGGTCGGGGGTCGCCGGCGCGCTCCGCCGCGGCGCGGGCCAGGAGATCAACGACGCGGCCGTCGAGAAGGGGCCCGTCGACCTCGGCGAGGTGGCGGTGACGGACGCCTACAACCTCGACGCCGACCACGTGATCCACGCCGCCGCGATGCCCCACTACGGCGACGGGAAGGCCACGGCCGAGAGCATCCGCGACGCGACCCGCAACGCGCTGGCGCGGGCCGACGAACTCGGAGCGGAGTCGATGGTGATCCCGGCGCTCGGCTGCGGCGTCGCCGGGTTCGACCTCGCGGAGGGCGCCGAGATCGTCGCCGAGGAGATCCGCGACTACGAGCCCGACTCCCTCGAGGACGTCCGCTTCATCGCCTACAGCGAGGGCGAGTACCAGACCGTCCAGCGCGTGGCCGACCAGGTCCGGTCGCGGTGAGCATGGCGGCGTCAGACCCACCCGACGACTGTCCCATCTGCGACAGCGACTACGCCTCCGTCTCCGTCCACGAGGAGGGCGTCGCCGTCAACCTGATCGAGAACGAGCGATTCCGGCGCGTCTGCTTCGAACCGGTCGCGGGGTATGGCGACCAGCCGCTCATCCGCTTCTACCACCACACTCACGAGCAGGCGGGGACCAGCGAGCGCGGGACGCCCGGCGACCGGGTGCCGTGAGGCTCTCGGAGCGCGTCACCGGGAACGTTCGGACGTGTCGGTGTCGTTGCCGACGTACTCCACCTCGACCCTGCCAAATAGCCGACCGATCCAGATTAGGCCGACAACCGGCGCGACGTACGTGAGTAGTACGTCAGCGAACTGTTCTCCGGAGGACGGTTCCACGTCTCTGGCCTTGTAGACGCGGTAGTACCGTCCGTCACCTGTGAGGATCGGGTCCTTCGGGACGTCGACGTCGCGATCGGTGACGGCCGAGCCCGTCCGCGCTGCGGTCAGGACCGGATCGGGAACGCTGTCGGGATCGTCGCGGCCGTCGATCGACGCGTTGTCGAGCGCGTCCTCTGCCGGAACGGGTTCGAGCGCGAGGTCTATTGAGTAGTCCCCGCCCTCGCGTGCGCTCTCGTTCACGACGTAGTCGATCTCGTACACCTGATCGCGGACGACGACGTACTCGTAGCCCGCCTCTGGCGGAAAATCGACCATCTCCGGATTCGACGTGGACCATCCCGTAGGGACGGTGGAACCGTTCGCGAGGTGCCGCTCGAAGGCACAGGTCCTGACTCGCGCCCAGTCGTCGATGCAGGCGATGGACTGGCTCACTGGTGTTCCAGCCGTGCGGCCCCACGGATCCGCAGTGTCGATAGCCTTCTCGCCCTCGGTCGTCAACTCGACCCGCTCGTATCGATAGGAGGGGTCGCCGAGGTGCAGCAGTGAGGCCCAGAGCGGGCCCGCGAGCAACGCGATGGCCAGGCAGGCCCTAAGCGCGTCTCTCCGGGCCGGCGTCAGTACCGATTCGGAGGGCATCGGATAGTTTCTTCATATGTAGGGGTAAATTATCTCCGATGCGAACGGGCTACGTCTTCGCTACTCGCGTGTCGCCTCACTCCGTTCGGCTCCCGCTCGCTTTCGAGGTCGTTCGCTTCGCTCACGACCTCGCTAGTCGTGCCCCGACACTTCCACGGGCTCGTAGGGCTCCTCCAGCCACTCCACGTCGCTCTCGACGAGGTCGATGTCCAGCGCCTCGACGGCCTGTTCGAGGTGTTCGACGCTGGTCGTCCCGACGATGGGCGCGTCGACCCAGTCCTTGTGGAACAGCCAGGCGAGTGATATCTGGGCCATCGTGGCGTCGTACTCGTCGGCCAGCTCCTCGACGCGCTCGTTGACCTCTTTTCCGCCGCCTTCGCGGTACGGGTGTTCGTACATGTGCTCCTCCGTCTCGCCGCGCGTGGTCGCGTCGATGTCCTCGTGCGGGCGGGTGAGGTAGCCCCGGGCCAGCGGGCTCCACGGGATGACGCCCACGTCCTCCTTCTGGCAGAAGGGGAGCATCTCCCGTTCCTCCTCGCGGTAGACGAGGTTGTAGTGGTTTTGCATGGTCTCGAAGCGCTCCAGCCCGAGGTCCTCGGCCGTGTGCAGCGCGTCCGCGAACTGGTGGGTCCACATCGACGAGGCGCCCGCGTGGCGGATGTCCCCGCGGCGGACGGCGTCGTCGAGCGCTCGCAGCGTCGTCTCGACGGGCGTGTCGTAGTCGTAGCGGTGGATCTGATACAGGTCGATGGTGTCCATCCCCAGCCGGTCCAGCGAGTTCGACAGTTCCTGGTCGATGGCCTTCCGCGAGAGCCCGCCGGAGTTGGGGTCGTCCTCGCGCATCTCGAAGTAGCC of the Halomicrobium salinisoli genome contains:
- a CDS encoding HAD-IIA family hydrolase, yielding MVEAAIVDLDGTVYHGDDPLPGASEGIDALRAAGASLLFFSNNPVYDGEDYVERLQGMGLDVRHGEAVSAADVTREYLVERHPGDDIFLVGTDALADMLRTADLTLTDEPEAADVLLASWTPEFGYDDLVDALRVADGDGTVLLGTDPDRTFPGSEGKPIPGSGAVINAVAGVLEREPDRVLGKPSAEATATALERLGVPAEDVLVVGDRLDTDVAMGERAGMETAVVLTGVTDRAAVEASDVSPDHVLDSLAEVGRLVN
- a CDS encoding metal-dependent transcriptional regulator, which codes for MLSATMEDYLKALYRLQRDEEGPVSTSALADALDVTPPTASSTLEKLEDRGFVEREKYAGARLSPEGETVALEVIRHHRLLETYLTEYLGYDWADVHDEADRLEHHISEEFERRVAAALDDPEVDPHGDPIPNETLEPVDEEPPETLGEHGIGDVLVVERVSDRDPEELAYLSERGIAPETELTVVDVAPIGMVTVEVDGDEVALPDRIADMIHVRTADREATA
- a CDS encoding YqjF family protein, giving the protein MNSGVEPLAVAVSDVLFCHWPIDEDAAEAVVPPWLSPDALAGSAWASVVALRMDRFDAFGLPVREGLEAVNLRTYVRGPSGDRGVYFRSLDATDRLAVGTARRLFRLPYHRARIDRSESGGKTTVLARRCDGSGAGVTATFSPEGEPDPPEPDTLHSFLTERYRYFTEGPLGTRLVGSVGHEPWPLQPVDATVEVDGLLSAEGIETDGDPLYHYSPGVRIRIGPPGPVRSAPAGRRRDGEV
- a CDS encoding aldo/keto reductase, whose protein sequence is MEYTTLGATGMEVSRICLGCMSFGTPEWREWVLDEEESREIIERAVDLGINFFDTANMYSEGESERVLGNVLGDYDRDEQVVATKGYFEMREDDPNSGGLSRKAIDQELSNSLDRLGMDTIDLYQIHRYDYDTPVETTLRALDDAVRRGDIRHAGASSMWTHQFADALHTAEDLGLERFETMQNHYNLVYREEEREMLPFCQKEDVGVIPWSPLARGYLTRPHEDIDATTRGETEEHMYEHPYREGGGKEVNERVEELADEYDATMAQISLAWLFHKDWVDAPIVGTTSVEHLEQAVEALDIDLVESDVEWLEEPYEPVEVSGHD
- a CDS encoding DJ-1/PfpI family protein is translated as MGKDILTIVGDFGEDYEIMVPFQALQAVGHDVDAVCPDKEAGDAVKTAVHDFRGDQTYVEERGHDFELNATMDEVEPSDYDALVVPGGRAPEYLRTYDEVLDAVRHFFEEDKPVAALCHGPQILAAADVLDGYEMTAYPAVRAECEAAGCSWVDEVTRDGNLVTGQAWPDHPEWIAEFLDLLGTEVSHGEPVAADD
- a CDS encoding AsnC family transcriptional regulator, with the translated sequence MDGLDDTDREILGLLLEDARRPYSEIGEAVDLSGPAVADRIDRLRERGLIEGFTVELDRSMLREGVHVFVSLDVDPTAAERVADALAGVDAVEHVFRSVDARVTFTATVPDGDVTALLGAHDLLEDVREYEVRVLADAEWTPGLGDAELAPECAECGNSVDAEGTSATLDSETYYFCCASCESRFVEQYEELREGA
- a CDS encoding heavy metal translocating P-type ATPase translates to MSDRTARLDVTGMTCANCAATVEDALGDLEGVTSIDVNAATDEARVEYDPDRTSLGAIYDAVEDAGYGAVAESVTIAITDMSCANCAETNETALEDTPGVIDAEVNYATDEAQVRFNPADADRADLYEAVERAGYSPVREESGDADENEDARDVARQEEISHQRNLFLFGAALSLPLLAMMADHLLGLGLIGDAVFGIPTDWIAFALATPVQIALGKPFYENSYRALATNGRANMDVLIALGSTTAYVFSVAVVIGLLPAQTYFDTAALILVFITLGNYLEARSKGQAGEAIRSLLEMEAETATVVRDDGTEEEVPLEDVAVGDRMKVRPGEQIPTDGVVVDGDSAVDESMVTGESVPVEKGEGDEVIGSTVNQNGVLLVEATQVGEETAIQQIVRRVKDAQSRQPDIQRVADRISAYFVPAVIANAVLWGLLWWLFPEALAGFVNSLPLWGPLGGGPAVVGGTLGVGEFAVVVFASAVLIACPCALGLATPAATMVGTTIGARNGVLFEGGDVLERVRDVDAVVFDKTGTLTEGEMELTDVVPIDAAADGGGVAADGGALEPREVTEEFVLGAAASAESASEHPLAEAIVEGARERGVDVEEPEDFENVPGKGVVAETSHGAVVVGNRGLFEERGIDVGPAEATMDELEREGKTAMLVAVDGRLVGVLADADTVKESAERAVASLRDRDLDVWMITGDNERTARAVAERVGIDPDLVKAEVLPEDKADAVEAIQEEGQAMMVGDGVNDAPALATAYVGCAIGSGTDVAIEAADVTLMRDDPADVLKAIRVSDATLRKIKQNLFWALGYNTVMIPLASLGLLQPVLAAAAMAASSVSVLTNSLAFRSYEPDEDYRLLGFLRP
- a CDS encoding MTH865 family protein — encoded protein: MVDRTELREQFVEAFEDADYPVSSPMDLVPALPNGPSTTFESGEFSMTAMELNTKLSGDFPYDDVDAFVDDVMDELAEQDLV
- a CDS encoding metal-dependent hydrolase; this translates as MYRNGHLGAALLLYAPVGFALIGAGHQGLALVGGAVVASLATLPDCDHSLPFVEHRGPTHTLAFAALVGAGVGAAGHFAAGLVPGYDAAALSGFGFAVGALAVVSHLLADGLTPAGITPFWPLSKRWFSASIVRADNWLANQLLLGLGLAAVGAVIVLAR
- a CDS encoding macro domain-containing protein, which produces MDFEVVQGDIAAQSADVLVNAAGTSLQMGSGVAGALRRGAGQEINDAAVEKGPVDLGEVAVTDAYNLDADHVIHAAAMPHYGDGKATAESIRDATRNALARADELGAESMVIPALGCGVAGFDLAEGAEIVAEEIRDYEPDSLEDVRFIAYSEGEYQTVQRVADQVRSR